From a region of the Alnus glutinosa chromosome 1, dhAlnGlut1.1, whole genome shotgun sequence genome:
- the LOC133879032 gene encoding hydroxyacylglutathione hydrolase 2, mitochondrial-like, with the protein MISKASSAMAAFPCTRVRSGLRVWPGMRQLCLRGGLLYGFFRFLSTPLKTLRGASRSLKVNQFCSVVNLSSTLQIELVPCLRDNYAYLLHDVDTGTIGVVDPSEAVPIIDALRRKNRNLTYILNTHHHFDHTGGNAELKERYGAKVIGSAIDRDRIPGFDIVLNDGDKWMFAGHEVLVMETPGHTRGHISFYFPGSGAVFTGDTLFSLSCGKLFEGTPEQMLSSLKKIMSLPEDTNIYCGHEYTLSNSEFALSIEPHNEALKSYAANVAHLRSKGLPTIPTTIKTEKSCNPFLRTSSTEIRRSLKISETADDAEALGVIRQAKDKF; encoded by the exons ATGATCTCCAAGGCCTCCTCTGCCATGGCTGCCTTTCCCTGCACtagg GTGAGGAGTGGGCTCCGTGTATGGCCTGGCATGAGACAACTTTGCTTAAGAGGAGGCCTTTTATATGGATTCTTTCGGTTCTTGTCTACACCATTAAAAACCTTGCGTGGAGCTAGTCGATCACTTAAAGTTAATCAATTTTGCAGTGTTGTTAATCTTTCTTCAACCTTGCAAATTGAATTG gTACCATGTCTCAGGGACAACTATGCATATCTCTTACATGATGTAGATACAGGCACAATTGGTGTTGTTGATCCTTCTGAAGCTGTACCTATTATAGATGCTTTGAGAAGGAAAAATCGAAATTTGACGTACATATTGAACACTCATCATCATTTTGATCATACTGGTGGGAATGCAGAGCTAAAAGAAAGGTACGGTGCAAAG GTGATTGGTTCAGCAATAGACAGGGATAGGATTCCTGGCTTTGATATTGTTTTGAATGATGGAGACAAGTGGATGTTTGCAGGCCATGAGGTGCTTGTAATGGAGACCCCTGGTCATACTCGAG GCCACATTAGCTTCTATTTTCCTGGATCTGGGGCAGTTTTTACTGGAGACACTTTGTTCAGCTTATCGTGTGGCAAGCTTTTTGAAGGAACCCCTGAACAG ATGTTATCTTCCCTTAAAAAGATCATGTCTTTGCCAGAAgatacaaatatatattgcGGTCATGAATATACATTG AGTAATTCAGAGTTTGCTTTGTCCATAGAACCCCATAATGAGGCTCTCAAGTCCTATGCAGCCAATGTAGCCCATCTTCGCAGCAAGGGCTTGCCAACG ATTCCAACTACAATAAAGACGGAGAAGTCTTGTAATCCTTTCCTTCGCACTTCAAGTACGGAAATCCGACGGTCCTTAAAAATTTCAGAGACAGCCGACGACGCAGAAGCTTTGGGTGTCATCCGCCAAGCAAAGGATAAGTTTTAA
- the LOC133879008 gene encoding 3beta-hydroxysteroid-dehydrogenase/decarboxylase isoform X4, which produces MEERLAELNPRTCVVLGGRGFLGRSLVHRLLTLGKWIVRVADSAQSLHPDPSDDHHDSLLSQALSSGRASYHRVDVRDYSQIVKAIEGSFVVFYMDDINLQRDDIYNWYMIIVQGAKNVINACRECKVRRLIYNSSADVVFDGLHDINNGDECLTYPWKFEDMMSDLKAQAEALVLFANNIDGLLTCALRPSNVFGPGDTQLLPLLVNLVKSGWAKYIIGSGENMSDFTYVENVTHAHICAEEALDFRMVSVAGKAFFISNIEPMKFWEFVSRISEGLGYQRPFIKVPVTVVGYILLIFKWMHGKLGFKKYNHSVSAYYIQLASRTRTFDCTAAQKHIGYSPVVSLEEAVTLTIDSLSHLTKDSYYARYSAFDEQSKVEKLLGSGEVADILLWRDEKKTFTYFLALVLLFYWFFLSGRTFMSSIAKLLLLINVVLFGYGILSSKTRVGITFQRISSSCFEISETVVKDSITTLACLWNNGVQHIRSLSQGEDWSNFFKFLSIF; this is translated from the exons ATGGAGGAGCGGTTGGCGGAGCTGAACCCTCGGACCTGCGTGGTCCTGGGCGGGCGAGGATTCCTTGGGCGATCGCTGGTCCATAGGCTCTTGACCCTCGGCAAGTGGATCGTGCGAGTCGCCGATTCTGCTCAGTCCCTCCACCCCGACCCCTCCGACGACCACCACGACTCGCTCCTCTCGCAAGCACTCTCTTCCGGTCGCGCTTCCTACCACCGCGTCGACGTTCGCGATTATTCTCAAATCGTCAAAG CAATTGAAGGTTCGTTTGTTGTGTTCTATATGGATGATATCAACTTACAAAGAGATGATATTTACAATTGGTACATGATTATAGTTCAAG GTGCAAAAAATGTCATTAATGCTTGCCGAGAGTGCAAAGTTAGAAGGCTAATATACAACAGTTCTGCAGATGTAGTATTCGACGGTTTACATGATATAAATAATGGAGATGAGTGCTTGACATACCCTTGGAAA TTTGAGGACATGATGAGTGACCTTAAGGCTCAAGCAGAAGCACTGGTCCTGTTTGCTAACAACATTGATGGCCTCCTAACATGTGCACTTCGTCCTAGCAACGTCTTTGGACCAGGAGACACACAGCTTCTGCCATTGTTAGTTAATTTAGTGAAATCTGGTTGGGCAAAG TATATTATAGGGAGTGGTGAAAACATGTCCGACTTCACCTACGTCGAGAATGTTACTCATGCCCATATCTGTGCAGAAGAAGCTTTAGATTTTCGGATGGTCTCTGTGGCTGGAAAG GCATTTTTCATCTCTAATATTGAGCCTATGAAGTTCTGGGAATTTGTATCTCGCATATCAGAAGGCTTGGGATATCAAAG ACCATTTATAAAAGTTCCTGTCACGGTAGTTGGGTATATTCTGTTGATTTTCAAATGGATGCATGGAAAACTGGGCTTCAAAAAATACAACCATTCTGTATCAGCTTATTACATCCAATTAGCCTCACGCACTAGGACATTTGACTGCACTGCGGCTCAAAAACATATCGGATACTCACCAGTAGTCTCCCTAGaa GAGGCTGTCACTTTAACAATTGATTCTTTGTCCCATTTAACCAAAGACTCATATTATGCAAGATACAGTGCCTTCGATGAACAATCAAAAGTAGAAAAGTTGCTGGGCAGCGGGGAAG TGGCAGACATTTTGCTGTGGAGAGACGAGAAGAAGACGTTTACATATTTCCTTGCTCTGGTTCTGTTGTTTTACTGGTTTTTCCTCTCTGGAAGAACTTTCATGTCATCTATTGCCAAGCTTCTGCTGCTGATTAATGTTGTCCTTTTTGGATACGGTATCCTATCATCAAAAAC CAGAGTTGGTATCACTTTTCAGAGAATATCTTCCTCTTGTTTTGAGATCTCAGAAACGGTGGTGAAAGATTCAATTACAACCCTGGCATGTCTTTGGAACAATGGGGTCCAACATATACGATCATTGTCTCAAGGAGAGGATTGGAGTAATTTCTTCAAG tttctctctattttctgA
- the LOC133879008 gene encoding 3beta-hydroxysteroid-dehydrogenase/decarboxylase isoform X3 → MEERLAELNPRTCVVLGGRGFLGRSLVHRLLTLGKWIVRVADSAQSLHPDPSDDHHDSLLSQALSSGRASYHRVDVRDYSQIVKAIEGSFVVFYMDDINLQRDDIYNWYMIIVQGAKNVINACRECKVRRLIYNSSADVVFDGLHDINNGDECLTYPWKYIIGSGENMSDFTYVENVTHAHICAEEALDFRMVSVAGKAFFISNIEPMKFWEFVSRISEGLGYQRPFIKVPVTVVGYILLIFKWMHGKLGFKKYNHSVSAYYIQLASRTRTFDCTAAQKHIGYSPVVSLEEAVTLTIDSLSHLTKDSYYARYSAFDEQSKVEKLLGSGEVADILLWRDEKKTFTYFLALVLLFYWFFLSGRTFMSSIAKLLLLINVVLFGYGILSSKTRVGITFQRISSSCFEISETVVKDSITTLACLWNNGVQHIRSLSQGEDWSNFFKVTVSLYFLKLILRSLTAVIGVALVFAFTVFFVYEQYETEIDGFAKVLFNRIEESMGLLTRNLSASGSSFLLKCDRFHRNKVPAAVQHQR, encoded by the exons ATGGAGGAGCGGTTGGCGGAGCTGAACCCTCGGACCTGCGTGGTCCTGGGCGGGCGAGGATTCCTTGGGCGATCGCTGGTCCATAGGCTCTTGACCCTCGGCAAGTGGATCGTGCGAGTCGCCGATTCTGCTCAGTCCCTCCACCCCGACCCCTCCGACGACCACCACGACTCGCTCCTCTCGCAAGCACTCTCTTCCGGTCGCGCTTCCTACCACCGCGTCGACGTTCGCGATTATTCTCAAATCGTCAAAG CAATTGAAGGTTCGTTTGTTGTGTTCTATATGGATGATATCAACTTACAAAGAGATGATATTTACAATTGGTACATGATTATAGTTCAAG GTGCAAAAAATGTCATTAATGCTTGCCGAGAGTGCAAAGTTAGAAGGCTAATATACAACAGTTCTGCAGATGTAGTATTCGACGGTTTACATGATATAAATAATGGAGATGAGTGCTTGACATACCCTTGGAAA TATATTATAGGGAGTGGTGAAAACATGTCCGACTTCACCTACGTCGAGAATGTTACTCATGCCCATATCTGTGCAGAAGAAGCTTTAGATTTTCGGATGGTCTCTGTGGCTGGAAAG GCATTTTTCATCTCTAATATTGAGCCTATGAAGTTCTGGGAATTTGTATCTCGCATATCAGAAGGCTTGGGATATCAAAG ACCATTTATAAAAGTTCCTGTCACGGTAGTTGGGTATATTCTGTTGATTTTCAAATGGATGCATGGAAAACTGGGCTTCAAAAAATACAACCATTCTGTATCAGCTTATTACATCCAATTAGCCTCACGCACTAGGACATTTGACTGCACTGCGGCTCAAAAACATATCGGATACTCACCAGTAGTCTCCCTAGaa GAGGCTGTCACTTTAACAATTGATTCTTTGTCCCATTTAACCAAAGACTCATATTATGCAAGATACAGTGCCTTCGATGAACAATCAAAAGTAGAAAAGTTGCTGGGCAGCGGGGAAG TGGCAGACATTTTGCTGTGGAGAGACGAGAAGAAGACGTTTACATATTTCCTTGCTCTGGTTCTGTTGTTTTACTGGTTTTTCCTCTCTGGAAGAACTTTCATGTCATCTATTGCCAAGCTTCTGCTGCTGATTAATGTTGTCCTTTTTGGATACGGTATCCTATCATCAAAAAC CAGAGTTGGTATCACTTTTCAGAGAATATCTTCCTCTTGTTTTGAGATCTCAGAAACGGTGGTGAAAGATTCAATTACAACCCTGGCATGTCTTTGGAACAATGGGGTCCAACATATACGATCATTGTCTCAAGGAGAGGATTGGAGTAATTTCTTCAAG GTAACagtttctctctattttctgAAGTTGATTTTGCGATCCTTGACTGCAGTGATTGGCGTAG CACTGGTGTTTGCTTTCACTGTGTTCTTTGTTTATGAGCAATATGAAACGGAAATTGATGGGTTTGCAAAGGTTCTGTTCAACCGTATAGAGGAATCAATGGGATTGTTGACAAGGAATTTATCGGCTTCTGGATCATCATTTCTTCTGAAGTGTGATAGGTTTCATAGAAATAAAGTGCCTGCTGCAGTACAGCATCAGAGATAG
- the LOC133879008 gene encoding 3beta-hydroxysteroid-dehydrogenase/decarboxylase isoform X1, with translation MEERLAELNPRTCVVLGGRGFLGRSLVHRLLTLGKWIVRVADSAQSLHPDPSDDHHDSLLSQALSSGRASYHRVDVRDYSQIVKAIEGSFVVFYMDDINLQRDDIYNWYMIIVQGAKNVINACRECKVRRLIYNSSADVVFDGLHDINNGDECLTYPWKFEDMMSDLKAQAEALVLFANNIDGLLTCALRPSNVFGPGDTQLLPLLVNLVKSGWAKYIIGSGENMSDFTYVENVTHAHICAEEALDFRMVSVAGKAFFISNIEPMKFWEFVSRISEGLGYQRPFIKVPVTVVGYILLIFKWMHGKLGFKKYNHSVSAYYIQLASRTRTFDCTAAQKHIGYSPVVSLEEAVTLTIDSLSHLTKDSYYARYSAFDEQSKVEKLLGSGEVADILLWRDEKKTFTYFLALVLLFYWFFLSGRTFMSSIAKLLLLINVVLFGYGILSSKTRVGITFQRISSSCFEISETVVKDSITTLACLWNNGVQHIRSLSQGEDWSNFFKVTVSLYFLKLILRSLTAVIGVALVFAFTVFFVYEQYETEIDGFAKVLFNRIEESMGLLTRNLSASGSSFLLKCDRFHRNKVPAAVQHQR, from the exons ATGGAGGAGCGGTTGGCGGAGCTGAACCCTCGGACCTGCGTGGTCCTGGGCGGGCGAGGATTCCTTGGGCGATCGCTGGTCCATAGGCTCTTGACCCTCGGCAAGTGGATCGTGCGAGTCGCCGATTCTGCTCAGTCCCTCCACCCCGACCCCTCCGACGACCACCACGACTCGCTCCTCTCGCAAGCACTCTCTTCCGGTCGCGCTTCCTACCACCGCGTCGACGTTCGCGATTATTCTCAAATCGTCAAAG CAATTGAAGGTTCGTTTGTTGTGTTCTATATGGATGATATCAACTTACAAAGAGATGATATTTACAATTGGTACATGATTATAGTTCAAG GTGCAAAAAATGTCATTAATGCTTGCCGAGAGTGCAAAGTTAGAAGGCTAATATACAACAGTTCTGCAGATGTAGTATTCGACGGTTTACATGATATAAATAATGGAGATGAGTGCTTGACATACCCTTGGAAA TTTGAGGACATGATGAGTGACCTTAAGGCTCAAGCAGAAGCACTGGTCCTGTTTGCTAACAACATTGATGGCCTCCTAACATGTGCACTTCGTCCTAGCAACGTCTTTGGACCAGGAGACACACAGCTTCTGCCATTGTTAGTTAATTTAGTGAAATCTGGTTGGGCAAAG TATATTATAGGGAGTGGTGAAAACATGTCCGACTTCACCTACGTCGAGAATGTTACTCATGCCCATATCTGTGCAGAAGAAGCTTTAGATTTTCGGATGGTCTCTGTGGCTGGAAAG GCATTTTTCATCTCTAATATTGAGCCTATGAAGTTCTGGGAATTTGTATCTCGCATATCAGAAGGCTTGGGATATCAAAG ACCATTTATAAAAGTTCCTGTCACGGTAGTTGGGTATATTCTGTTGATTTTCAAATGGATGCATGGAAAACTGGGCTTCAAAAAATACAACCATTCTGTATCAGCTTATTACATCCAATTAGCCTCACGCACTAGGACATTTGACTGCACTGCGGCTCAAAAACATATCGGATACTCACCAGTAGTCTCCCTAGaa GAGGCTGTCACTTTAACAATTGATTCTTTGTCCCATTTAACCAAAGACTCATATTATGCAAGATACAGTGCCTTCGATGAACAATCAAAAGTAGAAAAGTTGCTGGGCAGCGGGGAAG TGGCAGACATTTTGCTGTGGAGAGACGAGAAGAAGACGTTTACATATTTCCTTGCTCTGGTTCTGTTGTTTTACTGGTTTTTCCTCTCTGGAAGAACTTTCATGTCATCTATTGCCAAGCTTCTGCTGCTGATTAATGTTGTCCTTTTTGGATACGGTATCCTATCATCAAAAAC CAGAGTTGGTATCACTTTTCAGAGAATATCTTCCTCTTGTTTTGAGATCTCAGAAACGGTGGTGAAAGATTCAATTACAACCCTGGCATGTCTTTGGAACAATGGGGTCCAACATATACGATCATTGTCTCAAGGAGAGGATTGGAGTAATTTCTTCAAG GTAACagtttctctctattttctgAAGTTGATTTTGCGATCCTTGACTGCAGTGATTGGCGTAG CACTGGTGTTTGCTTTCACTGTGTTCTTTGTTTATGAGCAATATGAAACGGAAATTGATGGGTTTGCAAAGGTTCTGTTCAACCGTATAGAGGAATCAATGGGATTGTTGACAAGGAATTTATCGGCTTCTGGATCATCATTTCTTCTGAAGTGTGATAGGTTTCATAGAAATAAAGTGCCTGCTGCAGTACAGCATCAGAGATAG
- the LOC133879008 gene encoding 3beta-hydroxysteroid-dehydrogenase/decarboxylase isoform X2 produces MEERLAELNPRTCVVLGGRGFLGRSLVHRLLTLGKWIVRVADSAQSLHPDPSDDHHDSLLSQALSSGRASYHRVDVRDYSQIVKAIEGSFVVFYMDDINLQRDDIYNWYMIIVQGAKNVINACRECKVRRLIYNSSADVVFDGLHDINNGDECLTYPWKFEDMMSDLKAQAEALVLFANNIDGLLTCALRPSNVFGPGDTQLLPLLVNLVKSGWAKYIIGSGENMSDFTYVENVTHAHICAEEALDFRMVSVAGKAFFISNIEPMKFWEFVSRISEGLGYQRPFIKVPVTVVGYILLIFKWMHGKLGFKKYNHSVSAYYIQLASRTRTFDCTAAQKHIGYSPVVSLEEAVTLTIDSLSHLTKDSYYARYSAFDEQSKVEKLLGSGEVADILLWRDEKKTFTYFLALVLLFYWFFLSGRTFMSSIAKLLLLINVVLFGYGILSSKTVGITFQRISSSCFEISETVVKDSITTLACLWNNGVQHIRSLSQGEDWSNFFKVTVSLYFLKLILRSLTAVIGVALVFAFTVFFVYEQYETEIDGFAKVLFNRIEESMGLLTRNLSASGSSFLLKCDRFHRNKVPAAVQHQR; encoded by the exons ATGGAGGAGCGGTTGGCGGAGCTGAACCCTCGGACCTGCGTGGTCCTGGGCGGGCGAGGATTCCTTGGGCGATCGCTGGTCCATAGGCTCTTGACCCTCGGCAAGTGGATCGTGCGAGTCGCCGATTCTGCTCAGTCCCTCCACCCCGACCCCTCCGACGACCACCACGACTCGCTCCTCTCGCAAGCACTCTCTTCCGGTCGCGCTTCCTACCACCGCGTCGACGTTCGCGATTATTCTCAAATCGTCAAAG CAATTGAAGGTTCGTTTGTTGTGTTCTATATGGATGATATCAACTTACAAAGAGATGATATTTACAATTGGTACATGATTATAGTTCAAG GTGCAAAAAATGTCATTAATGCTTGCCGAGAGTGCAAAGTTAGAAGGCTAATATACAACAGTTCTGCAGATGTAGTATTCGACGGTTTACATGATATAAATAATGGAGATGAGTGCTTGACATACCCTTGGAAA TTTGAGGACATGATGAGTGACCTTAAGGCTCAAGCAGAAGCACTGGTCCTGTTTGCTAACAACATTGATGGCCTCCTAACATGTGCACTTCGTCCTAGCAACGTCTTTGGACCAGGAGACACACAGCTTCTGCCATTGTTAGTTAATTTAGTGAAATCTGGTTGGGCAAAG TATATTATAGGGAGTGGTGAAAACATGTCCGACTTCACCTACGTCGAGAATGTTACTCATGCCCATATCTGTGCAGAAGAAGCTTTAGATTTTCGGATGGTCTCTGTGGCTGGAAAG GCATTTTTCATCTCTAATATTGAGCCTATGAAGTTCTGGGAATTTGTATCTCGCATATCAGAAGGCTTGGGATATCAAAG ACCATTTATAAAAGTTCCTGTCACGGTAGTTGGGTATATTCTGTTGATTTTCAAATGGATGCATGGAAAACTGGGCTTCAAAAAATACAACCATTCTGTATCAGCTTATTACATCCAATTAGCCTCACGCACTAGGACATTTGACTGCACTGCGGCTCAAAAACATATCGGATACTCACCAGTAGTCTCCCTAGaa GAGGCTGTCACTTTAACAATTGATTCTTTGTCCCATTTAACCAAAGACTCATATTATGCAAGATACAGTGCCTTCGATGAACAATCAAAAGTAGAAAAGTTGCTGGGCAGCGGGGAAG TGGCAGACATTTTGCTGTGGAGAGACGAGAAGAAGACGTTTACATATTTCCTTGCTCTGGTTCTGTTGTTTTACTGGTTTTTCCTCTCTGGAAGAACTTTCATGTCATCTATTGCCAAGCTTCTGCTGCTGATTAATGTTGTCCTTTTTGGATACGGTATCCTATCATCAAAAAC AGTTGGTATCACTTTTCAGAGAATATCTTCCTCTTGTTTTGAGATCTCAGAAACGGTGGTGAAAGATTCAATTACAACCCTGGCATGTCTTTGGAACAATGGGGTCCAACATATACGATCATTGTCTCAAGGAGAGGATTGGAGTAATTTCTTCAAG GTAACagtttctctctattttctgAAGTTGATTTTGCGATCCTTGACTGCAGTGATTGGCGTAG CACTGGTGTTTGCTTTCACTGTGTTCTTTGTTTATGAGCAATATGAAACGGAAATTGATGGGTTTGCAAAGGTTCTGTTCAACCGTATAGAGGAATCAATGGGATTGTTGACAAGGAATTTATCGGCTTCTGGATCATCATTTCTTCTGAAGTGTGATAGGTTTCATAGAAATAAAGTGCCTGCTGCAGTACAGCATCAGAGATAG